In the genome of Pelobacter seleniigenes DSM 18267, one region contains:
- a CDS encoding DUF6035 family protein, with amino-acid sequence MDIVEFPRIEEVFIEGRNGTVRASSFLNKDRRDYSILRQEFDDAILRGEPIARCAACHKPVKPRLSIHRRRYFRHHGGDGNCPYKTSGKKNQTQIDAMRYNGQKEGPEHIHIKQLLKSSLGADSSFDQDSIAEEQRWWGVTDPAKWRKPDISAQYGDLPIAFEVQLSTTFLNVVVERRRFYLENGGLLIWIFKRCEKEIPRQFQDDIFYNNNSNLFVVDEETCRLSKENQKLMLRCYYLQPILNGGVIQEEWREQVVCFNELSIDRENQRIFFYDCMEELNRLEEFQVANRIENLRKKYLEFWDSYRYTGYRGEEASREYSALHRALKEVDIDLPQNPKQDIARFSCLVLSAKDGKSVGFDYQSLLEVANFAYDHCRPLLWYFFTALKGCGNMPVLMEEDRHAAERKRRKFKGHTSWDEKLNIIREGIREWNSTQTGNFPQERNFDQLFGFLFPEMQKYIKIN; translated from the coding sequence ATGGACATCGTTGAGTTCCCAAGAATAGAAGAGGTTTTCATAGAAGGTAGAAATGGAACGGTCCGAGCATCCTCTTTCCTGAATAAAGACCGCAGGGATTACTCTATTCTTCGCCAGGAATTTGATGATGCGATCTTGAGAGGCGAGCCTATTGCACGTTGTGCGGCTTGCCATAAACCCGTTAAGCCCAGGTTGTCGATCCATCGAAGACGTTACTTTCGCCATCATGGAGGCGACGGTAACTGCCCATACAAAACATCCGGGAAGAAAAATCAAACACAAATTGACGCTATGCGTTACAACGGCCAGAAAGAAGGGCCTGAGCATATACACATCAAGCAGCTACTAAAGTCGAGCCTTGGTGCGGACTCGTCTTTTGATCAAGATTCAATCGCCGAAGAGCAACGATGGTGGGGAGTAACTGACCCAGCGAAATGGAGAAAGCCAGACATATCGGCACAATATGGCGACCTGCCAATTGCATTTGAAGTTCAGCTTTCCACAACATTTTTAAATGTTGTAGTCGAGAGGCGCAGGTTCTACCTTGAGAATGGCGGTTTGTTGATTTGGATTTTCAAACGCTGTGAGAAGGAAATTCCTCGGCAGTTTCAAGACGACATATTTTACAATAACAACAGTAACCTATTTGTTGTCGACGAGGAAACCTGCAGACTGTCCAAAGAAAATCAGAAGCTCATGCTGCGCTGTTATTACCTTCAGCCGATCCTGAATGGTGGCGTGATCCAAGAGGAATGGCGGGAGCAAGTTGTCTGTTTCAATGAGTTGAGTATCGATCGCGAAAATCAACGTATTTTCTTCTATGACTGCATGGAAGAGCTTAATCGTTTAGAGGAGTTCCAGGTTGCCAACAGGATAGAAAATCTCCGAAAGAAATATCTGGAGTTCTGGGACTCCTACCGATACACAGGTTACAGAGGCGAGGAGGCATCAAGGGAATATTCAGCTCTACATCGCGCCTTAAAAGAAGTGGATATAGATCTTCCTCAAAACCCGAAACAGGACATTGCCCGTTTCTCCTGCCTTGTCTTAAGCGCAAAAGACGGAAAATCGGTAGGATTTGACTATCAGTCCCTATTGGAAGTAGCAAACTTTGCATACGATCATTGTCGGCCGCTGTTATGGTATTTCTTTACGGCTCTAAAGGGGTGTGGAAACATGCCTGTTTTGATGGAAGAAGATAGGCACGCTGCCGAGCGGAAAAGACGAAAATTCAAGGGGCACACAAGCTGGGATGAAAAATTGAACATTATCCGAGAAGGAATCCGCGAGTGGAATTCTACGCAAACAGGGAATTTCCCCCAAGAGCGAAATTTTGACCAACTTTTTGGTTTCTTGTTCCCTGAAATGCAAAAATATATCAAGATTAATTAA
- a CDS encoding DUF2188 domain-containing protein codes for MSNNSKSTHVVPNKEKGGWDIKQSGGQRSSGHFDIQREAIDRARQISQNQGTELYVHNRKGQIREKDSHGKDPFPPEG; via the coding sequence ATGAGCAATAACAGTAAAAGCACACATGTTGTTCCGAACAAGGAAAAGGGTGGCTGGGACATCAAGCAGAGCGGTGGACAGCGTTCCTCTGGGCATTTCGACATCCAGAGAGAAGCAATCGACAGGGCACGTCAGATCAGCCAAAACCAAGGAACTGAGCTGTATGTTCATAACCGAAAGGGGCAAATCCGTGAAAAGGACAGCCACGGGAAAGACCCTTTCCCGCCTGAAGGTTGA
- a CDS encoding WYL domain-containing protein has protein sequence MENQPVTIPWGTQKRLQYLEGKLYWEGKVNRGDLTAAFGISIPQASVDFTKYQEMAPQNIAYNASAKYYEPTESFSPLFIELSADAYFSTMSCSPTKSITTCESDYIAAVPNPSRVINLDVLRTLVQSIKNKKVVSVDYRSFNNPQPGNTRLISPHSFGTDGSRWHVRAYCHESNAFKDFVIGRIASAVIESDSDIDVDSDKNWFNFIDVIIGPNPTLNDAQKNIVAMDYGMTDFRLEFKCRIALLYYLMKKLGIDQNGSERAGNEQQIVAINLDEIKTAMR, from the coding sequence ATGGAAAATCAGCCGGTTACAATTCCTTGGGGCACGCAGAAACGGCTTCAATATCTTGAAGGGAAGTTATATTGGGAGGGAAAGGTCAATCGAGGAGACCTGACGGCAGCGTTCGGGATATCAATCCCCCAGGCCTCGGTTGACTTCACGAAATACCAGGAAATGGCTCCTCAGAACATTGCCTATAATGCAAGCGCCAAATACTACGAGCCAACGGAATCATTCTCACCGTTATTCATCGAACTATCAGCAGATGCGTATTTCTCAACCATGTCATGTTCGCCAACCAAGAGTATTACCACATGCGAATCAGACTATATTGCAGCAGTGCCAAATCCTTCCCGTGTTATTAACCTAGACGTCCTAAGAACATTGGTTCAGTCAATTAAGAACAAAAAAGTCGTCTCGGTTGATTATCGATCATTTAACAATCCTCAACCAGGAAACACTCGTTTAATTTCTCCACATTCTTTCGGTACAGATGGGTCAAGGTGGCATGTTAGAGCTTATTGCCATGAAAGTAATGCGTTTAAAGATTTTGTGATTGGTAGGATTGCTTCTGCAGTTATTGAATCTGATTCTGATATTGACGTGGATAGCGACAAAAATTGGTTTAACTTTATTGATGTAATAATCGGTCCAAATCCTACTTTGAATGATGCTCAAAAAAATATAGTCGCCATGGATTATGGAATGACAGATTTTAGATTGGAATTTAAATGCAGGATTGCACTTCTTTACTATCTGATGAAAAAACTCGGAATTGATCAAAATGGCAGTGAACGTGCTGGGAATGAGCAGCAGATAGTAGCAATCAATCTTGATGAAATTAAAACGGCAATGCGTTAG
- a CDS encoding TM0106 family RecB-like putative nuclease, giving the protein MQKIHGSALYSASDLVNFLECEHLTTLDLVNLDTPLPKAEDDEQAELIQKKGLEHEARYLQDLQESGVAVFDAKTSGQSIAAAAEETKRAMAEGIPIIFQGCLHSPEFVGYVDFLRKVDHPSGLGNFSYEVVDTKLARSPKAKFIIQLCLYSDLLSVDQGFLPQNIHVVLGNRTEQSYRLADYYRYYRSAKARFLERVKGGLAPTYPEPCAHCDLCHWRNLCQEQWTQDDHLCQVANITKIQIDKLRSGGITTLAGLAQLKPDDHVPGMQDATFQRLRRQAALQLERRETGKDLFELLETDPAETKGFRRLPQPDPGDLFFDMEGDPLEEGGLEYLFGVYYHDDGQPKFQPFWAHSRQEERQAFQDFMAFVMDRLARYPNMHIYHYAPYEETALKRLMSLHGTCEAEVDHLLRTEKLVDLYKVVRESLLASEPRYSIKNLETFYMEKRTGEVTNAGASIVFYEHWKETRDPALLQQIHDYNEDDCRSTYLLREWLLGIRPADLPWFNADTEETAEQQKSDRVHEAEARLADYANRLLGGLPEDRAEWSDDDRMRELVYQLLDFHRRADKPVWWAMFARQEMTEEELIEDPEAIGGLVAAPQWPPVAEKQSLIYTYRYPEQEFKLKAGDDCQRSDTLDRAGTIEDIDEKQRLVRIKRGKRSGPLPERLSVITTGPIKNEVLREAVYRFADSVVAGDHRYAALEAILRRLSPEIRGLASDVSIVAGGYETTPQVCEVVSRLQESYLFIQGPPGTGKTYTGSHVIVDLLEKGATVGISSNSHKAINNLLEAVEERAAEKQVRIWGVKKSSGPDTFLNGAMIRDVTDKRAVLGSGANLVAGTAWLFADPDLDQSLDYLFIDEAGQVALANLVALGTCAKNIVLLGDQMQLQQPVQGIHPGHSGESTLDYLLQGKATIPDDQGVFLGTTWRMHQDVCRFISDAVYDGRLHPEAKNQNQRLVLTPDAHPELRPSGIRFIGINHSGCSQRSEQEAEVVRSLYESLLGQHYLNRDGIEHPMSAENILVMAPYNMQVNLLKDVLPMDARVGTVDKFQGQQAEVVIVSMATSSADFLPRYMEFLYSKNRLNVAISRARCLALLLANPQLIAIKCHTVEQMALVNTLCWISENSDDQ; this is encoded by the coding sequence ATGCAAAAGATCCACGGCAGCGCACTCTATTCGGCCAGCGACCTGGTCAATTTTCTCGAATGCGAGCATCTGACCACGCTGGACTTGGTCAACCTTGACACTCCCCTGCCCAAGGCCGAGGACGACGAGCAGGCAGAGTTGATCCAAAAGAAGGGCCTTGAACACGAGGCAAGATACCTTCAGGATCTTCAAGAGTCCGGTGTCGCGGTGTTTGACGCGAAAACTTCAGGCCAAAGCATTGCCGCCGCTGCCGAGGAGACCAAGAGGGCGATGGCCGAAGGCATTCCGATCATTTTCCAAGGGTGTCTCCATTCCCCAGAGTTCGTTGGCTATGTGGATTTTCTCCGCAAGGTCGATCACCCCTCCGGTCTGGGCAACTTCAGTTACGAGGTCGTGGACACCAAGCTGGCAAGAAGCCCGAAGGCGAAATTCATCATCCAGCTCTGCCTCTACTCCGACTTACTGTCCGTTGACCAAGGTTTCCTGCCACAAAACATTCATGTCGTTCTGGGGAATCGGACCGAGCAGAGCTATCGGCTCGCTGACTACTATCGTTATTACCGCTCGGCCAAGGCGCGTTTTCTTGAACGGGTGAAAGGGGGACTCGCTCCAACGTACCCCGAGCCCTGCGCTCATTGTGACCTCTGCCATTGGAGAAACTTGTGTCAGGAGCAATGGACACAGGACGATCACCTCTGCCAGGTTGCCAACATCACTAAAATTCAGATCGACAAGCTTCGCTCTGGCGGCATCACGACCCTGGCCGGGCTGGCACAGCTGAAGCCCGACGATCATGTGCCCGGCATGCAGGATGCCACATTCCAGCGCCTTCGCCGGCAGGCCGCTCTACAGCTTGAGCGGCGGGAGACCGGCAAGGACCTTTTCGAACTTCTTGAGACCGACCCCGCCGAGACGAAAGGATTCCGGCGTCTTCCGCAGCCAGATCCCGGCGACCTCTTTTTCGATATGGAAGGAGACCCGCTGGAAGAGGGAGGGTTGGAGTACCTGTTTGGTGTTTATTACCACGATGACGGTCAACCAAAATTTCAGCCATTCTGGGCTCACAGCCGGCAAGAGGAACGGCAAGCGTTTCAGGATTTCATGGCCTTTGTCATGGATCGCCTGGCGCGTTATCCGAACATGCACATCTACCACTACGCCCCTTACGAGGAGACGGCCCTGAAACGGTTGATGTCCCTCCATGGCACCTGCGAGGCTGAAGTTGACCACCTACTTCGCACGGAAAAGCTGGTAGATCTTTACAAAGTTGTTCGGGAGTCTCTGCTGGCCTCTGAACCTCGCTACTCCATCAAAAATCTTGAGACCTTCTATATGGAGAAGCGGACGGGTGAAGTCACCAATGCGGGGGCGAGTATCGTGTTCTATGAGCACTGGAAGGAAACGCGGGACCCCGCTTTGCTCCAGCAGATCCACGACTACAATGAGGACGATTGCCGTTCCACGTATCTACTTCGCGAGTGGCTGCTAGGAATCCGCCCTGCCGACTTGCCCTGGTTCAATGCAGACACCGAAGAAACTGCCGAGCAGCAAAAAAGTGATCGAGTCCATGAAGCGGAGGCCCGGCTTGCCGATTATGCGAACAGGCTGCTCGGTGGCCTGCCCGAGGATCGCGCTGAATGGAGCGACGATGATCGAATGCGGGAGCTTGTCTACCAGCTTCTGGATTTCCATCGCCGAGCGGATAAGCCTGTTTGGTGGGCCATGTTTGCCCGACAGGAAATGACGGAAGAAGAACTCATCGAAGATCCGGAAGCGATAGGTGGACTGGTTGCCGCCCCCCAATGGCCTCCTGTGGCGGAAAAACAATCGCTGATCTACACGTATCGTTACCCGGAGCAGGAATTCAAGCTAAAAGCCGGCGATGATTGCCAGCGTTCCGACACATTGGATCGTGCGGGAACGATCGAAGACATTGATGAAAAGCAGAGGCTGGTCCGCATCAAGAGAGGTAAACGGAGCGGGCCACTTCCCGAACGACTTTCGGTGATCACAACTGGTCCAATAAAAAATGAGGTTCTCAGAGAAGCGGTATATCGGTTTGCCGATAGCGTTGTGGCCGGTGACCATCGTTATGCTGCCCTAGAAGCAATCCTGAGGCGATTATCACCTGAAATCAGAGGCCTTGCTTCAGATGTGTCAATCGTGGCTGGCGGTTACGAGACGACACCCCAAGTGTGTGAGGTGGTCAGCCGTCTCCAGGAAAGCTATCTGTTCATCCAGGGTCCCCCAGGAACCGGGAAGACATATACCGGCTCACATGTCATTGTCGACCTACTAGAGAAAGGGGCGACGGTGGGAATTTCGTCGAACAGTCACAAGGCGATCAACAACCTGCTCGAAGCGGTAGAAGAGCGTGCAGCGGAGAAGCAGGTAAGGATTTGGGGAGTCAAGAAGTCATCCGGACCCGATACGTTCCTGAATGGGGCCATGATCAGGGACGTCACAGACAAGCGAGCTGTCCTTGGTTCTGGCGCGAATCTGGTGGCGGGCACGGCCTGGTTGTTTGCCGATCCCGACCTTGATCAAAGCCTGGATTACCTCTTCATTGACGAAGCTGGGCAGGTCGCTCTTGCGAACCTGGTGGCTTTGGGGACCTGTGCGAAGAACATTGTGCTTCTCGGTGATCAGATGCAACTGCAGCAACCGGTCCAAGGAATTCATCCCGGGCATTCAGGGGAATCAACGCTGGATTACCTGCTCCAGGGGAAGGCGACCATTCCCGACGACCAGGGCGTTTTTCTCGGGACCACCTGGCGCATGCATCAGGATGTCTGCCGGTTTATTTCCGACGCGGTCTATGATGGCAGGCTCCATCCCGAAGCCAAGAATCAGAACCAGCGTCTTGTTCTCACTCCAGACGCCCATCCGGAGTTGCGGCCTTCTGGTATCCGCTTCATCGGCATCAACCACAGCGGGTGTTCTCAGCGCAGCGAACAAGAAGCAGAGGTCGTTCGCAGCCTATATGAAAGTTTGCTCGGGCAGCACTACTTGAACCGCGATGGCATCGAGCATCCCATGTCGGCTGAAAATATCCTAGTTATGGCTCCCTATAACATGCAGGTAAACCTGCTCAAAGATGTATTGCCCATGGACGCCCGCGTCGGAACTGTTGATAAATTCCAGGGGCAGCAAGCGGAAGTCGTCATCGTCTCCATGGCCACGTCGAGTGCTGACTTTCTGCCCCGCTACATGGAATTCCTTTACAGCAAGAACCGTTTAAATGTAGCAATTTCGAGAGCCCGTTGCCTCGCACTACTGCTGGCGAACCCTCAGCTGATAGCGATCAAGTGCCACACGGTCGAGCAGATGGCATTGGTGAATACTCTATGTTGGATTTCTGAAAATTCAGATGACCAGTAA
- a CDS encoding DNA recombination protein RmuC produces MGEGITASIGQLGNVQKEKLEIVAQEIAKLIEKQKQDQSELRKTIETKLVEIRTDSSLSSKGLREELTNTFRQLGETLTSNIATSSQSQKERLEQVAKEIAGLTLKQEQAQENLRKTVEQRLDNLRGENAEKLESIRKTVDEQLQGTLEKRLGESFKLVSERLEQVHKGLGEMQTLANGVGDLKRVLTNVKARGTWGEVQLGTLLEQMLTPEQYLREAATKPGSQERVEFAVRLPGKGEGDPEVLLPIDAKFPIEDYERLISAAERSDADAVEAAAKQLDNRIKGCAKDIRDKYINPPYTTDFAILFLPTEGLYAEVLRRPGTVEQIQRDFRVTIAGPTTLAATLNALQMGFRTLAIQKRSSEVWQVLEAVKTEFGKYGVVLEKVQKKLHEASKTIDDVTVRRRAIDRKLRAIGSMPEEKAEALLGLGPADLEDLSEADSVGAET; encoded by the coding sequence TTGGGCGAAGGCATTACAGCAAGTATTGGTCAATTGGGGAACGTCCAGAAGGAAAAGCTGGAAATCGTTGCTCAAGAAATCGCAAAGCTTATTGAAAAGCAGAAGCAGGACCAAAGTGAACTCCGAAAGACCATCGAAACCAAGCTGGTCGAGATTCGCACCGATTCCTCTCTGTCTTCCAAGGGGCTGCGAGAAGAATTGACGAATACGTTCAGGCAGCTCGGAGAGACCCTGACCTCCAATATTGCCACCAGTTCCCAATCTCAAAAGGAGCGATTAGAGCAGGTTGCCAAGGAGATTGCCGGTCTGACCCTGAAGCAAGAGCAGGCCCAAGAGAATCTTCGCAAAACTGTGGAACAGCGCTTGGACAATCTCCGTGGCGAAAATGCAGAGAAGCTTGAAAGCATCCGAAAGACGGTCGACGAGCAACTCCAGGGGACTTTGGAGAAGCGTCTGGGAGAATCCTTCAAACTGGTTAGCGAGCGCTTGGAGCAGGTACATAAGGGCCTAGGGGAAATGCAAACCTTAGCGAATGGTGTTGGCGACCTGAAGCGCGTTCTTACCAATGTTAAAGCGAGGGGTACATGGGGAGAAGTGCAGTTGGGGACCCTCCTGGAACAGATGCTTACCCCTGAACAGTATCTGAGGGAAGCGGCCACCAAGCCAGGTAGCCAAGAGCGAGTCGAGTTTGCCGTACGCCTCCCCGGAAAGGGGGAAGGCGATCCTGAAGTATTGCTGCCAATTGACGCCAAGTTCCCCATTGAGGATTATGAACGGCTTATTTCGGCGGCCGAAAGATCGGACGCTGATGCCGTTGAAGCGGCGGCAAAACAATTGGATAATCGGATCAAGGGTTGCGCCAAAGATATTCGCGACAAGTACATCAATCCCCCGTATACAACCGATTTTGCAATTCTGTTTTTACCAACAGAGGGGCTTTATGCGGAAGTGCTGCGTAGGCCTGGCACTGTTGAGCAAATCCAGAGAGACTTTCGCGTTACGATAGCGGGGCCGACCACGCTTGCCGCCACCCTGAATGCCTTACAAATGGGCTTTCGGACCTTAGCCATTCAGAAGCGTTCAAGTGAAGTCTGGCAAGTGCTAGAAGCGGTCAAGACAGAGTTTGGAAAGTATGGTGTCGTCCTTGAAAAAGTTCAAAAGAAACTGCATGAGGCCTCGAAGACTATTGATGATGTTACGGTTCGTCGGCGAGCTATCGACCGTAAGTTGCGAGCTATTGGCAGTATGCCAGAGGAGAAAGCGGAAGCTTTGCTTGGTTTAGGACCTGCTGATTTGGAAGATCTATCGGAGGCCGATTCGGTTGGAGCAGAAACTTGA